TATAGCGTATCAATGAGGCCTGTATCTTTTTTCGTGGAGGATGCCGCATCGCTATCGCCTGTTTCACGCCTGCGGTACGGGAAGAGCCGCAGGCCACTGCTCCCTGGCAAAGCAGGAACAGACAGCCCCGGCCAGCATTATTCCACTGACTCTTCCGCTACCAGTATTATCTCAACGCCCGCTTTCTGTAGCTCCTGCAAACTTTTCGCCGGTACGCCACGATCGGTAATAATGGTATGTATCCGTGGAATATCGATGATTTTATGCAGGCTGGAACGGTTAAATTTACTGGAATCAGTAACCACTATAATGCGTTCCGCTACCTCACACATACGGCGGTTCAGGCGCGCCTCATCTTCATTATGCGTGCTGACGCCGCGCTCCGCGTCAATGGCATCAACCCCGAGGAACAGCATATCGAAGTGATAATTTTGCAGCGATTGCTCCGCCTGATCGCCATAAAACGAAAGTGACTGACGGCGCAGATGCCCGCCGGTCATCAACAGTTCCACGCCCTCCGCATCCAGCAGTGCATTGCCGACGTTGATACCGTTAGTCATCACAATAACGTCCTGATGCTGACGCAGCATACGCGCCACTTCATAAGTCGTCGTCCCGGAATCCAGGATAATACGATGGCCTGGCTCGATCAGCTTTACCGCAGCCTGAGCAATTTCGCGTTTTAACGCTGGATTAAGTGAGCTTTTATCCTTAACGGAAGGCTCGATGGCGGGAGTATGACTGTCGCAAATCAGTGCGCCACCATAGGCGCGAACCGCAATCCCCTGCTTCTCCAGAAACGCCAGATCGTTACGAATAGTCACCGTTGAAACATTAAAAAGCGCCGAAAGATCGTTAACCTGAACGCTTCCCTGCTGCCGCAGCCGCTGAATAATCAGTTCACGCCGCTCGCTGGTTCCCGCGACGCGCTTATCTAAAGAAAAATCAGTGCTACCCATAGCGGCCCCTTACTAAAAACTTTCGTTTCATTTCGAACATTCTATTAACACCTTTCTTTTTACAAAATGCAAGCCTCATTCTCCCGATAAAAGTGACCTGTCTTACGACTTATAACTTTCATTACGCTTCTTTTGTGAAACAGATCGAAAAACCATTATCTTTCGTTTTGTTTTCATGATGCGCTAATGCAGCATAAATAAAAGGAACCGAAATGCAAGTGTCCTGGCATCTGAGACGGAGACAAAAGTGAAACTTCTTACTGAAATGGTAACGCAGCACAAGCAAGGCAAGGCGAACGGGATCTATGCCGTCTGCTCTGCCCATCCGCTGGTACTGGAATCCGCATTACGCTTCGCGCAAAAGAATCAGAGTGCATTGCTGATTGAAGCAACGTCTAACCAGGTCGATCAGTTTGGCGGCTATACCGGGATGACGCCTGCCGATTTTTACGGTTTCGTTGTCAGACTCGCCGATTCACTAAACTTCCCGCTATCACAGCTGATTCTGGGCGGCGATCATCTGGGCCCAAACCGCTGGCAAAAATTATCGGCAGCAGAAGCGATGGCCAATGCGGAAGCGCTCATTGAAAGCTATGTTGCCGCCGGATTTAAAAAAATCCATCTCGATTGCAGTATGTCCTGCGCTGACGATCCGCTTCCCCTGACCGATGCAATCGTCGCTGAACGCGCAGCACGGCTGGCGAAAGTAGCCGAAGAGACCTGCCAGCGCCACTTTGGCGAATCCGATCTGGTTTACGTTATCGGCACCGAAGTGCCGGTACCGGGCGGCGCACATGAAACACTTACCGAGCTTGCCGTCACCACGCCTGAAGCCGCACATGCCACGCTGGACGCGCACCGTCAGGCATTTGCGCAACAGGGACTACAGGCGGTTTGGCCACGTATTATCGCTCTGGTTGTTCAGCCTGGCGTAGAGTTTGATCACACGAACGTCATTGATTACCGTCCGCAGGCTGCCGCCGCGTTAAGTCAGGTTACCAACGCCAGCGATACGCTGGTATTTGAAGCCCATTCTACCGATTATCAGACGCCCCACGCGCTGCATCAGCTGGTAAAAGATCACTTTGCCATTCTGAAGGTAGGTCCGGCATTAACCTTTGCCCTGCGTGAAGCGTTATTTGCTCTGGCGGCGATTGAACAGGAACTGCTGCCGGAAAGCGCCTGCTCCAGGCTGCGCCAGGTACTGGAAGAGGTCATGCATAAGCACCCGGATTACTGGAAAAGCCACTATTTCGGCGATGACAGCGCCTGCCGCCTCGCCCGCAGCTACAGCTATTCCGACCGGATTCGCTACTACTGGCCAGACAAGGAAATTGATGAAGCCTTCTCCCGGCTGGTCAGCAACCTGGCGGATAACCCAATTCCGCTACCGCTAATCAGCCAGTATCTTCCACTGCAATATCAGAAAGTTCGCCAGGGGCAACTGCTGGCGACTCCGCATGAGCTGATTATCGACCGCATCCAGGATGTACTGCACCACTACTTTGCCGCCTGCCAGGGCGAGCCTCGCGATAATGCATAACAAATAAGAGGAATATGACTATGCCAAATATTGTTTTAAGCCGCATTGATGAGCGCCTGATTCACGGTCAGGTTGGCGTTCAGTGGGTTGGGTTTGCCGGGGCGAATCTGGTACTGGTCGCTAACGATGAGGTGGCTGAAGATACCGTACAGCAAAACCTGATGGAGATGGTACTGGCAGAAGGCATCGCCGTTCGCTTCTGGCCCTTACAGAAGGTAATCGACAATATTCATCGCGCTGCCGATCGTCAGAAGATTTTACTGGTCTGCAAAACGCCCGCAGATTTTCTCAAGCTGGTTGAAGGTGGCGTGCCCATTCAACGTATCAACGTTGGCAACATGCACTACGCCAACGGCAAGCAGCAAATTGCTAAAACCGTCTCGGTAGATGCGGGCGATATCGCCGCGTTCCAGGGGCTGAAAGCCGCTGGCGTGGAATGTTTTATACAGGGCGTCCCAACGGAACCCGCTTTAGATCTCTTTAAAGCACTTTAAGGAGCTGACGATGGAAATCAGTCTGCTACAGGCTCTTGCTCTTGGCATCCTTGCCTTTATTGCCGGCCTGGATATGTTCAACGGGTTAACGCATCTGCATCGTCCGGTAGTGCTTGGCCCACTGGTTGGCCTTGTGTTGGGCGACCTGCATACCGGTATCCTTACCGGCGGTACGCTGGAGCTGGTATGGATGGGGCTGGCACCGCTGGCTGGCGCGCAGCCGCCTAACGTAATTATCGGTACTATTGTCGGCACCACCTTTGCCATCACTACCGGTGTCAAACCTGATGTCGCCGTCGGTGTCGCGGTGCCTTTTGCCGTCGCGGTGCAGATGGGGATTACTTTCCTCTTCTCTGTGATGTCCGGGGTAATGTCACGCTGTGACCGCATGGCCGCGAATGCGGATACACGCGGAATCGAGCGCGTGAATTATCTGGCTCTGCTGGCGCTCGGTACTTTCTATTTTCTCTGCGCGTTCCTGCCCATTTACTTCGGGGCCGAACATGCCAAAACCGCCATTGACGTGCTGCCGGAGCGCCTGATTGACGGGCTTGGCGTAGCGGGCGGAATCATGCCAGCCATCGGCTTCGCCGTATTGCTGAAAATTATGATGAAAAATGTCTATATCCCCTACTTCATCATCGGCTTTGTCGCCGCCGCCTGGCTGAAACTGCCGGTGTTGGCCATCGCCGCCGCTGCGCTGGCTATGGCATTGATCGATCTGCTTCGTAAAAACCCGGAACCCGCCGTTACTCAGACCCAGCAAGAGGAATTCGAAGATGGCATCTAATCAAACCACCCTGACCAATGCCGCGGTAAACGAAGAATCGCTGCTGACCGGCGTCAATGAAGATGTGTATGAAGATCAGTCTATCGGTGCCGATCTGACAAAAAAAGATATCAATCGTGTCGCATGGCGCTCAATGCTATTACAGGCGTCCTTTAACTATGAACGTATGCAGGCTTCCGGCTGGCTGTATGGACTGCTGCCCGCGCTGAAGAAAATTCATACCAATCCGCGCGATCTGGCGCGTGCCATGAAAGGGCACATGGGCTTCTTCAATACCCATCCTTTCCTGGTGACCTTTGTTATCGGCATTATTCTGGCGATGGAGCGCTCCAAGCAGGACGTTAACAGTATTCAGAGCACCAAAATTGCCGTGGGCGCACCGCTGGGCGGCATTGGCGACGCCATGTTCTGGCTGACGCTGCTGCCGATCTGCGGCGGTATCGGTGCCAGCCTCGCGCTGCAAGGTTCAATACTCGGCGCGATAGTTTTTATGGTGCTGTTTAACGTCGTGCATCTTGGTCTGCGCTTTGGCCTTGCCCATTACGCTTATCGCATGGGTGTCGCTGCCATCCCACTGATTAAGGCCAACACCAAAAAAGTCGGCCACGCTGCCTCAATCGTCGGTATGACGGTTATCGGCGCGCTGGTTGCCACCTATGTACGCCTCGCAACCACGCTGGAGATCACCGCTGGTGATGCGGTAGTCAAACTGCAAGCGGACGTGATCGATAAGCTGATGCCCGCTTTCCTGCCGCTGGTTTATACCCTGACCATGTTCTGGCTGGTACGCCGTGGCTGGAGCCCGTTACGTCTGATCGGTATTACCGTACTTCTCGGTATCGTCGGCAAGTTCGCCCATTTCCTGTAAGCAGAAGGAGCTTCTATGTTAGGCATTATTCTTTGCGGTCACGGTGGATTCGCCAGCGGTCTGGCACAGGCGATGAGGCAGATTCTGGGGGAACAGCCGCAGTTTATCGCTATCGATTTCCCGGAATCCTCAACCACCGCGCTGCTGACCTCGCAGCTGGAAGAAGCTGTCGCAACGCTGGACGCGCAGGAAGATATCGTTTTTCTCACCGATCTGCTGGGTGGCACGCCGTTCCGTGTTGCCTCTACGCTGGCGATGCAGAAACCCGGACGCGAGGTTATCACCGGCACAAATTTACAGCTGCTGCTGGAAATGGTGCTGGATCGCGACGGACTGAGCAGTGAAGCGTTCCGGCTACAGGCACTAGAGTGCGGTCATCGTGGGCTGACCTGTCTGGCTGACGAGCTGGGGCGTTGCCGCGAAGAAACGCTGGCTGAGGAAGGAATATGACCCGGCTGTTGCGCGCCAGACGCCTGCTGAGCGAAGAAGGCTGGCTTGACGATTATCAGATTCGTATTGATAACGGCACGATTTCGGCGATTGAGCCGATCCCCGCTGGCGTAACGACGCGTGATGCCGACCTGCTCTGTCCAGCCCTGATTGATATTCATGTGCATGGCGGGGCTGGGGTTGACGTCATGGATGAAGCGCCGGAGACGCTGGATATACTGGCGATGCATAAGGCGCGCGAGGGCGTTGGGGCCTGGCTGGCGACCACGGTGACCGCGCCGTTCACCGATATTGAAAATGCACTGGCGCGCATTGCCCGGCGCTGCCAACGCGGCGGCCCAGGAGCCCAGGTGCTGGGCAGCTATCTCGAAGGCCCCTATTTTACGCCGCAGAACAAAGGCGCTCATACGCCAGAACTGTTTCGGGAACTGGATCTGTCTGAGCTGGAGGCGCTGATCGCCACCTCACAAAACACACTACGCGTCGTGGCGCTGGCACCAGAAAAACCGGGGGCCGGAGAAGCGATCCGTTACCTGAAACAGCGCGGCATACGGGTAATGTCTGGGCACAGCGCCGCCACCTACGAGCAAACCATTGCCGCGTTTGATGCGGGAGGCGATGGCCTGGTCCACTGCTTCAACGGCATGACCGGCTTACATCATCGCGAGCCGGGTATGGTCGGTGCCGGGCTCACCGACAGACGCGCCTGGCTGGAACTGATCGCTGACGGACATCATGTACATCCTGCCGTTATGCAGCTGTGCTGCGGCTGTGCGAAAGAACGGCTGATTCTGATTACCGATGCCATGCGTGCAGCGGGTATGCCGGATGGACGCTATACGCTTTGTGGTCAGGCTGTAGAAATGCATGACGGCATCGTTCGTACCGCCGCTGGCGGGCTGGCGGGGAGCACCCTGTCGCTGGATGCCGCCGTCAGATATATGGTCAAACGCGTCGGCATCACAGAGGCGGAAGCCATACATATGGCCTCGCTGCATCCGGCGAAGCTGCTGGGGCTTGATCGCTGTTTAGGTTCGATCAAGAAAGGGAAGCAGGCCAACGTTATCGCGCTGAACGATGCGCTGTATGTGCAGCGGGTTTGGGTCCAGGGTAAGCCAGTTACTTTATAGCAGAGTCTGTTTCATTCCCTTACTGGCGATATCACTATCGCCAGCTTTCTTTTTCTTTGTTTTAGGAAAGATCAACTTTCCATTTATTTAAAAACATTATTTATCAATTAGTTATCCGGTTACCTTTTATCCCGATCACACTTTGCGCTTTCTTTCATTTTCCTTCGTTGAAGTTTCTTTTTCTTTGCTATACATTGCAATTAATGATTTAAATGACTCAATAGAAATGAAACGAAAGCAATGCGATATCGCTTCGCTCTCCGCTGAGTTTCATGCCATTAAGGATTGCGCTATGTCTGAAACCTACGTTCCTTCCCCCGCCACTACCGGCACCTGGACAGAAGAAGAGATCCGCCAACAGCCCACCAGCTGGATGCGTTCCCTTGCTCATATCGACACGCTGCGTCAGTCAATCGACAATTTTCTTGCCCCGCTGCTGCATAAAACGGATTTGCGCATTGTACTGACCGGTGCAGGTAGCTCGGCCTTTATCGGCGATATGATTGCTTCCTGGCTGGCAAGCCACAGCGGAAAAAACGTCAGCGCGATCCCAACGACCGACCTAGTGACCAATCCAATGGATTATCTGGCCCCGGAAAAACCGCTGCTGCTGGTCTCCTTTGCCCGCTCCGGCAATAGCCCGGAAAGCGTAGCCGCCGTGGATCTGGCAAATCAGTTCGTTAATGAGTGCTATCATCTGGTGATCACCTGCAATGAAGCGGGCAGTCTTTATCAGAACGCGATCAATAACGATAACGCCTTTGCGCTACTCACGCCCGCAGAGACACACGATCGCGGATTTGCCATGACCAGCAGTATCACCACCATGATGGCGAGCTGCCTGGCAGTATTTGCCCCAGCGGTCGTCAACAGCAGCACCTTCCGCCAGGTAGCCGATCGCTGTCACGCGATCCTCACCTCGCTGGGCGATTTCAGCCACGGCGTCTTTGGCGATTACCCATGGAAAAGGATCGTTTATCTTGGCAGCGGCGGCCTGCAAGGCGCGGCACGTGAATCAGCGCTGAAAGTGCTGGAGCTGACCGCCGGTAACATTGCCGCATTCTATGATTCCCCGACCGGCTTCCGTCACGGACCTAAATCGCTGGTTGATAACGAAACGCTGGTTGTGGTGTTCATCTCCAGCCATCCCTATACCCGTCAGTACGATCTCGATCTGCTGGCCGAGCTGCGTCGCGATAACCAGGCGATGCGCGTAGTGGCGATTGCGGCAGAAACGGATGCGATCGTTGAATCTGGACCACATCTGTTACTGCCGCCGTCGCGCGCCTTTATTGATGTTGAACAGGCATTCTGCTTTCTGATTTATGCGCAGGTGTTCGCGCTGATGGAATCGATCAAAGCGGGCATCACGCCGGATTCACCGTCCGCCAGCGGCACGGTAAACCGCGTAGTCAAAGGCGTTGTTATTCATCCGTGGCAGGCATAAGAGGATTACAGCATGGGGATTATCTCTACCAGATACCTTCTTCTTGATGCACAAACGAAAGGCTATGCCGTACCGGCATTTAATATTCATAACGCCGAAACTATCCAGGCCATTCTGGAAGTCTGCCGCGAAATGCAGTCTCCGGTGATCCTGGCCGGAACGCCCGGCACCTTTAAGCATATCGCCTTCCAGGAAATCTATGCGCTGTGC
The sequence above is a segment of the Mixta intestinalis genome. Coding sequences within it:
- a CDS encoding DeoR family transcriptional regulator, which codes for MGSTDFSLDKRVAGTSERRELIIQRLRQQGSVQVNDLSALFNVSTVTIRNDLAFLEKQGIAVRAYGGALICDSHTPAIEPSVKDKSSLNPALKREIAQAAVKLIEPGHRIILDSGTTTYEVARMLRQHQDVIVMTNGINVGNALLDAEGVELLMTGGHLRRQSLSFYGDQAEQSLQNYHFDMLFLGVDAIDAERGVSTHNEDEARLNRRMCEVAERIIVVTDSSKFNRSSLHKIIDIPRIHTIITDRGVPAKSLQELQKAGVEIILVAEESVE
- the kbaZ gene encoding tagatose-bisphosphate aldolase subunit KbaZ, which produces MKLLTEMVTQHKQGKANGIYAVCSAHPLVLESALRFAQKNQSALLIEATSNQVDQFGGYTGMTPADFYGFVVRLADSLNFPLSQLILGGDHLGPNRWQKLSAAEAMANAEALIESYVAAGFKKIHLDCSMSCADDPLPLTDAIVAERAARLAKVAEETCQRHFGESDLVYVIGTEVPVPGGAHETLTELAVTTPEAAHATLDAHRQAFAQQGLQAVWPRIIALVVQPGVEFDHTNVIDYRPQAAAALSQVTNASDTLVFEAHSTDYQTPHALHQLVKDHFAILKVGPALTFALREALFALAAIEQELLPESACSRLRQVLEEVMHKHPDYWKSHYFGDDSACRLARSYSYSDRIRYYWPDKEIDEAFSRLVSNLADNPIPLPLISQYLPLQYQKVRQGQLLATPHELIIDRIQDVLHHYFAACQGEPRDNA
- the agaV gene encoding PTS N-acetylgalactosamine transporter subunit IIB, producing MPNIVLSRIDERLIHGQVGVQWVGFAGANLVLVANDEVAEDTVQQNLMEMVLAEGIAVRFWPLQKVIDNIHRAADRQKILLVCKTPADFLKLVEGGVPIQRINVGNMHYANGKQQIAKTVSVDAGDIAAFQGLKAAGVECFIQGVPTEPALDLFKAL
- the agaW gene encoding PTS N-acetylgalactosamine transporter subunit IIC, giving the protein MEISLLQALALGILAFIAGLDMFNGLTHLHRPVVLGPLVGLVLGDLHTGILTGGTLELVWMGLAPLAGAQPPNVIIGTIVGTTFAITTGVKPDVAVGVAVPFAVAVQMGITFLFSVMSGVMSRCDRMAANADTRGIERVNYLALLALGTFYFLCAFLPIYFGAEHAKTAIDVLPERLIDGLGVAGGIMPAIGFAVLLKIMMKNVYIPYFIIGFVAAAWLKLPVLAIAAAALAMALIDLLRKNPEPAVTQTQQEEFEDGI
- the agaE gene encoding PTS N-acetylgalactosamine transporter subunit IID, which produces MASNQTTLTNAAVNEESLLTGVNEDVYEDQSIGADLTKKDINRVAWRSMLLQASFNYERMQASGWLYGLLPALKKIHTNPRDLARAMKGHMGFFNTHPFLVTFVIGIILAMERSKQDVNSIQSTKIAVGAPLGGIGDAMFWLTLLPICGGIGASLALQGSILGAIVFMVLFNVVHLGLRFGLAHYAYRMGVAAIPLIKANTKKVGHAASIVGMTVIGALVATYVRLATTLEITAGDAVVKLQADVIDKLMPAFLPLVYTLTMFWLVRRGWSPLRLIGITVLLGIVGKFAHFL
- the agaF gene encoding PTS galactosamine/N-acetylgalactosamine transporter subunit IIA; the encoded protein is MLGIILCGHGGFASGLAQAMRQILGEQPQFIAIDFPESSTTALLTSQLEEAVATLDAQEDIVFLTDLLGGTPFRVASTLAMQKPGREVITGTNLQLLLEMVLDRDGLSSEAFRLQALECGHRGLTCLADELGRCREETLAEEGI
- the nagA gene encoding N-acetylglucosamine-6-phosphate deacetylase — translated: MTRLLRARRLLSEEGWLDDYQIRIDNGTISAIEPIPAGVTTRDADLLCPALIDIHVHGGAGVDVMDEAPETLDILAMHKAREGVGAWLATTVTAPFTDIENALARIARRCQRGGPGAQVLGSYLEGPYFTPQNKGAHTPELFRELDLSELEALIATSQNTLRVVALAPEKPGAGEAIRYLKQRGIRVMSGHSAATYEQTIAAFDAGGDGLVHCFNGMTGLHHREPGMVGAGLTDRRAWLELIADGHHVHPAVMQLCCGCAKERLILITDAMRAAGMPDGRYTLCGQAVEMHDGIVRTAAGGLAGSTLSLDAAVRYMVKRVGITEAEAIHMASLHPAKLLGLDRCLGSIKKGKQANVIALNDALYVQRVWVQGKPVTL
- a CDS encoding SIS domain-containing protein, translating into MSETYVPSPATTGTWTEEEIRQQPTSWMRSLAHIDTLRQSIDNFLAPLLHKTDLRIVLTGAGSSAFIGDMIASWLASHSGKNVSAIPTTDLVTNPMDYLAPEKPLLLVSFARSGNSPESVAAVDLANQFVNECYHLVITCNEAGSLYQNAINNDNAFALLTPAETHDRGFAMTSSITTMMASCLAVFAPAVVNSSTFRQVADRCHAILTSLGDFSHGVFGDYPWKRIVYLGSGGLQGAARESALKVLELTAGNIAAFYDSPTGFRHGPKSLVDNETLVVVFISSHPYTRQYDLDLLAELRRDNQAMRVVAIAAETDAIVESGPHLLLPPSRAFIDVEQAFCFLIYAQVFALMESIKAGITPDSPSASGTVNRVVKGVVIHPWQA